One region of uncultured Methanolobus sp. genomic DNA includes:
- a CDS encoding CYTH domain-containing protein, translated as MEIEAKFLIPKRDTFEKLKGMTSIKRFSVGKPVDKEFIDTYIDTMDMAIYASGFSFRCREKEDKVTYTLKSLSTSGSLIHMREELEFTLTEKLPVKEWDNCVLRERVLSMIGSGELFPLFTVTHKRTDFLLGIDQRNVAEMSFDDVVLTCDKSRKSYLELEVELTGDGTESELNQIAEYLRDDEVLTPGSSSKFDNGLKLFMKNVRKNASILNYKIDTENRTVKYSPLQEIIKEYGIEREHARKVAENSYRLFKELKSIHHLRSELLHTLRIASVVHDIGVMTGANKHHKVGREILSETCPDELPYPLCTFLPWITFLHKKRIDLGKLEKLSLKKKFFILPPQMRDDILKLSAILRIADGMDYSRMDSRISEIDLTKEDIIVKIAGRGASIDADRADTKADLWRLLFDRDIYFREDY; from the coding sequence ATGGAAATCGAAGCTAAATTTCTCATACCAAAACGTGATACCTTTGAAAAACTCAAAGGCATGACATCGATAAAAAGGTTCAGTGTAGGCAAACCTGTCGACAAGGAATTCATCGACACATATATTGATACCATGGATATGGCAATTTATGCTTCTGGCTTTTCATTCCGCTGCCGCGAAAAAGAGGACAAAGTCACCTATACATTAAAATCACTTTCCACTTCAGGCTCTCTTATACACATGAGAGAAGAACTCGAGTTCACACTTACTGAAAAGCTGCCTGTGAAAGAATGGGATAATTGTGTTCTCAGGGAAAGAGTACTTTCCATGATAGGTTCTGGCGAACTTTTTCCTTTGTTCACTGTAACACACAAAAGAACGGATTTCCTTCTGGGCATCGACCAGAGAAATGTTGCAGAGATGAGCTTTGATGATGTGGTTCTTACCTGTGATAAATCCAGGAAAAGTTATCTTGAACTGGAAGTTGAACTCACAGGCGATGGTACGGAATCTGAACTGAACCAAATAGCTGAATATCTCAGGGATGATGAAGTACTTACTCCGGGAAGCAGTTCAAAATTTGATAATGGTCTTAAGCTTTTCATGAAAAATGTCAGGAAAAATGCCAGTATTTTGAATTATAAGATTGATACTGAAAATAGAACTGTCAAATATTCACCTCTTCAGGAAATAATCAAGGAATACGGCATTGAAAGAGAACATGCAAGGAAAGTTGCGGAAAACTCCTACCGGTTGTTTAAGGAACTTAAAAGCATACATCATTTGCGCAGTGAGTTGCTTCATACCTTAAGAATTGCTTCAGTTGTTCATGATATAGGCGTTATGACCGGTGCAAATAAGCATCATAAGGTCGGACGGGAAATTCTCTCAGAAACATGCCCTGATGAACTTCCATATCCTCTATGTACATTTCTCCCATGGATAACATTCCTGCACAAGAAAAGAATAGACCTGGGAAAACTGGAAAAACTATCCCTGAAAAAGAAATTCTTTATTCTCCCACCCCAGATGCGGGATGATATACTCAAACTTTCAGCCATTTTAAGGATAGCTGATGGCATGGATTACAGCAGGATGGATAGCAGAATATCAGAAATCGATCTCACAAAAGAGGATATTATCGTAAAAATAGCTGGAAGGGGAGCAAGCATTGATGCTGACAGGGCTGATACCAAAGCTGACCTCTGGCGCTTGCTCTTTGATCGGGACATCTATTTCAGGGAAGATTACTGA
- a CDS encoding CheR family methyltransferase gives MAFTYFFRDMQTLEMIRDYVIPELRSRRYIHIWDAGCAMGPEPYSLAIVLRENMGMIFRNVKIHATDIDNSNLFGDIIKEGIYPREMVQRIPKPIFEKYFSPADEPDHYQIADEIRRSVEYTKHNLLDMKPVRTGLNLVLCKNVLLHFNEAERVEVMQMFHDSLDGGYFATEQTQKMPGILQDHFEPVVPNAQLYRKLN, from the coding sequence ATGGCATTCACGTACTTCTTCAGGGACATGCAAACGCTGGAAATGATCAGAGATTATGTAATTCCGGAACTTAGAAGCAGGAGATATATCCATATATGGGATGCAGGTTGTGCGATGGGGCCTGAGCCATATTCCCTGGCTATAGTGTTAAGAGAGAATATGGGAATGATTTTCAGGAACGTAAAGATACATGCAACAGACATTGATAACAGTAACCTTTTCGGCGATATTATCAAGGAAGGAATCTATCCAAGGGAAATGGTGCAGAGAATACCAAAACCTATCTTTGAGAAATATTTCTCACCTGCAGACGAGCCTGATCACTACCAGATAGCCGATGAGATCAGAAGAAGTGTGGAATATACAAAACACAATCTTCTGGATATGAAACCTGTAAGGACAGGCCTGAACCTCGTTCTATGCAAGAATGTGCTCCTGCACTTCAACGAAGCCGAGAGGGTAGAAGTAATGCAGATGTTCCACGATTCTCTTGATGGCGGCTATTTCGCAACCGAACAAACCCAGAAAATGCCGGGGATACTTCAGGACCACTTTGAACCTGTAGTACCAAACGCACAGCTATACCGAAAACTGAACTAA
- a CDS encoding chemotaxis protein CheW, producing MKDVSISGNGPTDELLQMVVFQLGGEEFGVEIMKVQEIIRMPEITQIPQSPEFVEGVINLRGRIIVVINLDKRFNLVSKEVDAHSRIIVVEIGENVVGMIVDSVNEVLRIPKSSVDPAPELVTSNISREYITGVGKIDDRLLILLDLAKVMDKKEVQEIANLA from the coding sequence ATGAAAGATGTTTCAATATCCGGAAATGGTCCGACTGATGAGTTATTACAGATGGTAGTTTTCCAGCTGGGTGGCGAGGAGTTTGGCGTAGAGATTATGAAAGTCCAGGAGATCATCAGGATGCCTGAGATCACTCAGATCCCCCAGTCTCCTGAATTTGTGGAAGGAGTTATTAATCTCCGTGGCAGGATTATCGTTGTCATTAACCTTGACAAGCGCTTCAATCTTGTTTCCAAGGAAGTAGATGCACATTCACGCATAATTGTTGTTGAGATAGGCGAAAATGTTGTCGGAATGATAGTTGATTCTGTCAACGAAGTCCTGAGAATTCCAAAGTCAAGTGTAGATCCTGCACCTGAACTTGTGACGTCAAATATCAGCCGGGAGTACATAACCGGTGTAGGAAAAATCGATGACCGTCTTCTGATACTTCTTGACCTGGCAAAGGTCATGGACAAAAAGGAAGTACAGGAAATCGCAAATCTTGCCTGA